The nucleotide sequence CCAGGAGCGCTGGGATCTCGTCCTCCTGGACGAGATGATGCCGGGCATGACCGGGCTGGACACGCTGAAAGAGATCAAGAAGCTGGACGCGGCACTGCCCTGCGTCATGGTCACCAAGAGCGAATCCGAATCCCTCATGGACCAGGCCATCGGCCGCCAGATCGACGATTACCTGACCAAGCCGGTCAATCCCAGCCAGATCATCGCCGTCTGCAAGCGGATCATCGACCGTCAGCGTCTCACCGGCCGCAACTTGAGCGAGAGCTACATGCAAGGCCTCGCCGGCATCGGCCGGACGCTGGCCCTGGGGGCGGGCTGGCGGGAATTCCAGGACTTCCATCAGCAACTCTGCGCCTGGGACCTGGAGCTGGACGAGCGCCCCGAGCTGGGCTTCGGCCAGACCCTCCTCGACCAGCGGCGGGAATGCAACCGCGAGTTCTCCCGGCTGGTGGAGCGCGAATACCTGGACTGGATCAACGGCTCCGGCGGCCCCATGATGAGTCCCTCCGTCGTCAAGCAGGTGGTGGTGCCCCTGCTGCGCGAAGAGCGCCCCGTCCTCTTCTGCGTGATCGACTGCATGCGGATGGACCATTGGATGGTGCTGGAGAAAACCCTGCGCGAGAAATTCCGCGTGCGCCGGGAGGTGCAGGTCTCCATCCTGCCCAGCGCCACGCCCTATGCGCGGAACGCCATTTTCGCCGGCATGTACCCGGCGGACATCGCCAAGACCCATGCCGAGTTCTGGGAGCGCAACATGGACGACGAGGGCAACACCAACCGCCACGAGCGGCAGTTCCTCGACCACCAACTGCGCCTCAACGGACTGGAGTTCAAGCCCGCCCACAAGTACATCAAGGTCATCGACCTGGCCGAGGCGGGCGACACGTTGAAAAAGGTGGACAACCTCTTCAACCACCGCTTCGTCAGCATGGTGTGGAACTTCGTGGACATCCTGGCCCACAGCCGCAACCAGAACGACATCGTGCGGGAGATGGTGCCGGACGAGGCTGCCTACCGCAGCGTCGTCTCCGCCTGGTTCCGCCACAGCGCCCTCAACCAGATCCTCGAGGCTTTCCGCGAGAAGGGCTACACCATCGTCATCACCAGCGACCACGGCTCGGTGCGCGTCCAGCGTGGCGCCCGCATCTACAGCGACCGCGACGCCACCCGCGGCGTGCGTTGGAAGCTGGGCCGCAACCTGCGACTGGAGGACGACCGCAGCGGCATTTTCGTGGACAAGCCGGAGAAATGGCGGCTGCCCCACGGCAAGATCAGCGAGACGATGGCCTTCGCCACCGAGGATCACATGTTCCTCTACGGCAACAACTACAACCAGTACCTGGCCCAGTTCAAGGACAGCTTCCAGCACGGCGGCATTTCCATGGAGGAGATGATCCTGCCCGTTGCGGTGTTGGAGCCGCGATGAGGATCCGCCCTGGATCCCCGCCACGCGGGATGGTGCTGGAGCCGCGCTGATGGATCTGCCGCTTCCAACGGGCGGACGGCTCTCGCCGCCAATACTCCTGCCGGACCTGGCCGCCACGCGGGCGGCGGGCGCCCTCCTGGCTCGAGGCCTGTCGGGCGGCGAGCTGATCCTGCTCGAGGGGCCGCTGGGGGCCGGCAAGACGAGCTTGGTCCAGGGGCTGGCCGCGGAGCTGGACGTGAGCGGCGACGTGACCAGCCCCACCTTCGCCCTATGCAATCGTCTGGCCGGCAGGCTGGAGCTGCACCACTACGACCTCTACCGCATGGACACCCTGGACCGCCTCCGCCGCATCGGCTTCGAGGAGAGCTTGGAGAGCGGGGCGGTGGTGCTGGTGGAGTGGCCCGCCCTGGCCTTGCCCCTGCTGCGGGGTGAAGTCCTGCTCGTCCGCCTCGACCACGCCGGCGAGGTGCGCCAGCTACGCTGGGGCCGGCTGCCCATCGGGGCGTTGGCGGCCCAGGAATTCTGTCCGCCCACTTGAGCCTGGCATTCGTGGGCAACGGGCAGGTCGTCCATCGCCCCTGTCTGCAGCCACGATAGTGTGCAGATTGGACTTCTCCTTGCTATCCATTGCATCTTCTGATAGCTTGTCGAGGAATTATCAGGCTGAGCCCCACTTTATTCGTAGTCTGCACCGGCACAACTTGTTCAACAACAGATCTTCGACCTGACCGGGCCGTGGTCCTGGCCGGACGGGGAGCTTCAGACGAGGCTCCACAGGAGCACGAGCCACACGATTCAACGAAAGGTGCGCGAAATGATCCGTCGAACCATTTTCCATCCACTGGTGCATGCGTTGCTGCTCTTGGCCATCCTGTTGGCCGGTTGCGAGGAAGTCACCAATGTGTACGAGACTTATCCGAACAATGGACGCGTCATTGGCAACGTCAGTGGCCGCGTCCTGGACAGCATCCTGAACACGGCCATCGCCGGCGCCATCATCTCCTATGCCGACAATGGCCGCACTTTGACCACAACCACCAATGCCACCGGCTATTACGCCATCACCGGGCTTGACCCCGGCACCTATTCCCTGACCATCACCGCCGGCGCCACTTTTGCCACGGTAAGCACCCTGGTTGTCATTCCGGACTTGGATGAGATC is from bacterium and encodes:
- a CDS encoding response regulator, giving the protein MSRRVLWADDEIDLLRPHILILERQGYEVAGVTNGMDALERVRQERWDLVLLDEMMPGMTGLDTLKEIKKLDAALPCVMVTKSESESLMDQAIGRQIDDYLTKPVNPSQIIAVCKRIIDRQRLTGRNLSESYMQGLAGIGRTLALGAGWREFQDFHQQLCAWDLELDERPELGFGQTLLDQRRECNREFSRLVEREYLDWINGSGGPMMSPSVVKQVVVPLLREERPVLFCVIDCMRMDHWMVLEKTLREKFRVRREVQVSILPSATPYARNAIFAGMYPADIAKTHAEFWERNMDDEGNTNRHERQFLDHQLRLNGLEFKPAHKYIKVIDLAEAGDTLKKVDNLFNHRFVSMVWNFVDILAHSRNQNDIVREMVPDEAAYRSVVSAWFRHSALNQILEAFREKGYTIVITSDHGSVRVQRGARIYSDRDATRGVRWKLGRNLRLEDDRSGIFVDKPEKWRLPHGKISETMAFATEDHMFLYGNNYNQYLAQFKDSFQHGGISMEEMILPVAVLEPR
- the tsaE gene encoding tRNA (adenosine(37)-N6)-threonylcarbamoyltransferase complex ATPase subunit type 1 TsaE — protein: MDLPLPTGGRLSPPILLPDLAATRAAGALLARGLSGGELILLEGPLGAGKTSLVQGLAAELDVSGDVTSPTFALCNRLAGRLELHHYDLYRMDTLDRLRRIGFEESLESGAVVLVEWPALALPLLRGEVLLVRLDHAGEVRQLRWGRLPIGALAAQEFCPPT